The sequence below is a genomic window from Gammaproteobacteria bacterium.
CACGGGAACATTGACTATTACTGTTGGCAGCGACTCATTTGATTTAACGATTGATAGCAGCAATAACACACTGGCTGGTATTCGTGATGCGATTAATAACGCTAGCGATAATACGGGCATAACAGCGACGGTAATTAATGCTGACGACGGTAGCTATTTAATATTCAGCTCAGACGATGAAGGTTTAGCCAACGCTTTAACTTTAACAGGTGGTGGCACCTTGTCAGCATTAAGTAGTGGAAACTTGACGGTGCAAGAGCCTCCGCTTGATGCACAATTTACGGTATCTGGCTTTGTAGTTACCAGCAGTTCAAATACAGTCAGTAATGTTTTACAAGGCGTCACCTTTGAGCTTGGCGCAATTGGTAGTACCACTATTACCGTAGGTCGCGATAATGCGGCAGTGCAAGAGTCGGTACAGCAATTTGTCGATAGTTTTAACGCGCTCGATACAACGATAAATGAATTGCGTGCCGGCGACCTTGAGGGCGAATCGTTGTTGTTGACTATTTCTAGTGATTTAAGAAATATATTTAATACGGCAACAACGGGTTTAAGCAGCACATTTTCATCTCTTGCTGAAATAGGTGTTGCCTTTAATGAGCTTGGCGGATTGACACTGGACGCCGATGATTTGACGACTGCACTCAATACCGATTTTCGTGGTGTTTCTAATCTATTTGCAGATCCTACTCAAGGTTATGTTACACGCTTGCAGGCTCTTGCTGATGCGCTTACTCAAAGTGGCGGTCTTATCGACACGCGTGAAGAGGGCGTTAACACGCGTATTGGCAGTTTTGATACCCGTATAGATCAATTCGAGCTGCGTTTAGAGAGTATAGAGCAACGTTTGGTTAGGCAGTTTGCTGCACTGGATACACTGTTAAGTACTTTGAATAATACCAGTAATTTTTTGACTACTCAGTTAGCTAATTTGCCGACAATACAGCCAAGAAATTAGCGAGCAATACTAGTGAAAGCGGGTCGTTATTGACTTGTTTTACTATAGAATCGAATTAGATTGCTATCAGCACAGAGTTTATTTACAAGGAGTGAAAAATGTCATTGAATACTCAAGGGGCTATTCAAAACTATAGCAAGGTTGCTAATGAAAGTGGTGTAATCAACGCGACGCCTCACCGCATTATTCAGATGCTAATGGCGGGTGCTTTAGATCGCATATCAGCGGCAAAGGGGATGATTGGACGCGATGATATTGTTGGTAAAGGAAAGAA
It includes:
- the fliD gene encoding flagellar filament capping protein FliD, whose product is MGTITAPGIGSGLDIAGIVSALVAVERQPLNRIESNRAAAQTELSAFGRLNSALETFETALGNLDSFSSFRIFETTTSDELIATATASSDAAEGETDVVITQLAQRQVLSSGAFADTTTVVGTGTLTITVGSDSFDLTIDSSNNTLAGIRDAINNASDNTGITATVINADDGSYLIFSSDDEGLANALTLTGGGTLSALSSGNLTVQEPPLDAQFTVSGFVVTSSSNTVSNVLQGVTFELGAIGSTTITVGRDNAAVQESVQQFVDSFNALDTTINELRAGDLEGESLLLTISSDLRNIFNTATTGLSSTFSSLAEIGVAFNELGGLTLDADDLTTALNTDFRGVSNLFADPTQGYVTRLQALADALTQSGGLIDTREEGVNTRIGSFDTRIDQFELRLESIEQRLVRQFAALDTLLSTLNNTSNFLTTQLANLPTIQPRN